The Corvus moneduloides isolate bCorMon1 chromosome 16, bCorMon1.pri, whole genome shotgun sequence genomic sequence acaacaaaaatatattttagagtACACAGCCTATAACCATgagaacagcagcattttctatttcatttacTATTATTTACCCTAAACAAATCCAAGACATCTATACAGAGTGACTGCTGTTTGACAAGACctcagaaaattcagttttaagaaAGCAACATTCAGGGATTATTTATTTCCCCCTTAACAGGTTTTCCAATTAAATGTGTTGTTTCCTCATTTTAGGTACTAAGTTTCCTCAGAAACCAACCTGACTCCTGGTTATCTTTAATTGCATAAGAGCTTCCTAAAATTCTACCAATGCCATTTACATTTTCAAGTGAATATGGCTTAGAACAGCATTTGTGGTGCCACTAGACTTTGCTGTAGTGCTTTTCAAACTCGTTTTTGATTTGCAGCCCTCCTCACCACCAGCCCATGCAGTGTATTTTCCCTAAATACAGGGAAATTGGTGCATTTCCCGCAGTTCCCTGACTCACCCCTGTGCTGGAAGCATTGCAAAGCAACGCACGAATGGAAACATCCCTGGAAAACCAATCACCAACACATTCTTCACTTGAACTGAGGAACAAGTTAGACTTTTAACTCTCCTGCTTGAAACATATTTCTAAAGGGCTAACAGGCAAAATTATTTCCACTTGAAGTCAGCACTAATGAAGTATATGCAAGAAAAATATCACTGGCTCTGATAATTCATGGTTAAGTTATACACAGCACCTTCAGGGATCTTAAAAACATACTCAGCGCTTATTGAGAAGGCCACGCACAAGGTGAGCCAAGTATGGGCTACGAGTTAAAAGTTTAACTTGTAACCGcagttgaaaacaaaagaatagCTTCACACTGCCCGTTGTGCAGGGTGGAAGCTGCCCGGGTCTCGCTGTTACCCCGCACTACGGGCTGGATAACATCGAAACCACACGCCAGGAAACCTGCTGGTGCCACACGGGGCACCTGTTTCCTTCCGGGACAAAAATTCCTGCGTGACTGCGGGCTCACTTCCCCTCCCGGTCCCGCAAGGGGATCCCCGCTCTGCTCGCCCCGGGGCCCAGCGGGCTGGCCCGCAGCCGGGCCGGTGTGGCGGGGGCCACTCGCCTGTCCATGCGACACTCCAGGTAGGCCATGGCGCTCTGCCGGCAGGCCGCGCTCTCGTAGCCGCTGCGGCGGAGACACTCCATGAAGCGCTCTTTGAAGGCGCTGCACTCCCCTGCAACACAGAGCGAGGGCCGCGCTACCGCCGCGCTCGGGGGCGGCCCGGGGGcggcccgggggcggcggggcgcggggcagGCCCGGCGCTAGGCCGCGCTACCGCACCGAAGTGATCCAGCGGGAACGCGCCCTTGTCCGGCGGCCGCGGCGTGAAGCTCTTGTTGCTGAAGTTCATGGCGGTGGACATGTCGCCGCCGGGGGTGGAGACACGGACGGCCCGGTCCCCGCGGTCACTCGCCGGTCCCCGCGGTCACTCGCCCACTCACTGCCGCCGCCGGGGGGAGCCGCGCGCCGAGCGCATCGAGCGGCTCACGTGACCGCCGGCGcgcggagggggcggggccgcgccgcctTGGAAACGGCGTGGGCGTTGTTATGGCAAccggagcggcggcgggagcgaGGCGCGCGTCGCCATGGAGACGCCGCCGCCCGCCATGTTGGGCCTGGCCCCGAGCGGGAGCCGCTCCCGTCCGTGCACCCAggtgttataaacatatattgtaATGTTGGCTTCTCGCaagtattaaggtagatattatataatgttagaaatgctttttgctgtgtggatgtagttttctttctttttagcaagaatacTAGCAAGTGTGAGCgagtaagataacctccaagcgaacagaggatgaggcccaagaGTGGCTaatcaccgctctgcccggggggcaaagaggccaaAGCTGCAATCGGCCCTGACTGTCTGGGAAATTAAGAGGCCCACTCAACTATCAACTCGCACCTGGCGAGCCCAAGgccaagaatcaaaagaaataaaaccgcaaggcagaagaatacgcATGCTCTACAAAGGCGGGACCAAGGAGTGGCCAcgcagaacagctccaggaaaagtttgaatatgcataaagaacagacagtaaaaatggtataaaaaggactcaccttgagcatcaggtgtgctcttggcagagcgccaaggcacccggccatTACCtccttgctttattttatgtctcttactgtctttatattaaaccctttaaattctcacaggagagtggaCCTCGTTTTTCACACAGGGCTGCGAAATAGACTGGTTCCTCCTCACAAAACCCGTGTCATTGTCCTCATTCCCCTCTGAATGCTCCGAATGTCTTCTgtgttgtcctgtgcaggactttgatgatccttgggggtcccttccagcttagggtattctgtgagtctgtgattcCTTTCAGTGAATGGGTGGCTGTGATGGTCATGGGctgcctgcctggggagggGCCCGGGAAAATGGTCTGTGCTTGGCATTTGTGCATTGGGAAATGGAGGGGGAAAGAGCCAAACTTGGAGCCTGGCGTCAGCAAATCCCTTCATACAGGATCCAGCCTTGTCCAACCTTTCCCTTTTCTATCCAGGGCTGAGGCCGggctcctccttcccttctgaCCAAAGAATAAATCCCTCACGTGTCACTGCTGAGCTCTGGCTCTTGACTTAAAAGCCCATTTTCTGGACCTAGCTGCGGCTGGCATGTGACCCCAGAGCCTGGGGAATGGCACCGGCAGGAAGGCAGCACCAACTTCCCTTAGAAAGAAACCCAGCAGGATTTCGGATGGGCCATTCCCATTCCG encodes the following:
- the LOC116452028 gene encoding cytochrome c oxidase assembly protein COX19 encodes the protein MSTAMNFSNKSFTPRPPDKGAFPLDHFGECSAFKERFMECLRRSGYESAACRQSAMAYLECRMDRQLMANEPLEKLGFKDLINEKSEEKPEKS